The genomic interval GCCGAGCGCGCCCTTGGCGCCGAGGTCCTGCGCCTTCCAGCCGAACTGCTGCTGGCCGTGTCCGCGCAGATACTTGAACTCCTTGATGAAGTCCTGCTGGGCCGAGGTGAAGTCCTCGGCCAGCTCCATGCGCACCAGCTCCGGATGCAGGTGCAGCATGAGCGAGGTTTCGACGTCGCCGCCGTGGATGCCGTAGGTGAATTCCTCGGACGGGAACAGGCCCTCGGGTTGGCCGAAGCGCGACCAGGCGGTGGCGGTAACCAGCATCTCGTGGGTGACCCGCAGCTCGCGCGCGACGATGTCGATGATCGGCACGTTGCCGCCGTGGGAGTTGATGATGACCAGCTTGCGGATGCCGGCGCGCGCGACGCTGTGGCCGATCTCGAGCCAGGCCCGGGTCACCGTGTCCCAGGACAGGGTCAGGGTGCCGGGCGAGGAGATGTGCTCGTTCGACTTGCCGATCGCCTGCACGGGCAGGAAGGTCGCCGGGATGTCGGCGGGCAGCATGTCGAGCGTGCGGCGCACCTGGCCTATCGCGATGGCTGTGTCGGTGAAGACCGGCAGGTGCGGGCCGTG from Polymorphum gilvum SL003B-26A1 carries:
- a CDS encoding creatininase family protein, which codes for MTALPLRYWHEMTTLDFADPSVKDWIAVLPVAAIEQHGPHLPVFTDTAIAIGQVRRTLDMLPADIPATFLPVQAIGKSNEHISSPGTLTLSWDTVTRAWLEIGHSVARAGIRKLVIINSHGGNVPIIDIVARELRVTHEMLVTATAWSRFGQPEGLFPSEEFTYGIHGGDVETSLMLHLHPELVRMELAEDFTSAQQDFIKEFKYLRGHGQQQFGWKAQDLGAKGALGNAANASADKGRASLDHAAREFVELLKDVHAFDIKRLWSPEG